Proteins from a single region of Desulfobacter postgatei 2ac9:
- a CDS encoding insulinase family protein: MNKIAFTPGQAISGYTIKQVSPLPEINAHLIELLHEKTKAVHIHIANEDKENTFGVFFRTVPTDSTGVAHILEHTVLCGSEKYKVRDPFFSMLKRSLSTFMNAFTASDWTMYPFSTQNKKDYFNLMDVYLDAAFFPDLDHLSFKQEGHRLELEPGENGEPELVYKGVVYNEMKGAMSSPAQVMSRALLKGLYPDTTYANNSGGEPADIPKLTHDELKSFHARYYHPSNSYFYTYGDLPLEESLSFIEKKVLSGFDFLDMDTRVPSQPRWHTPKVMTQTYAYSDTNNIAAKYQGCVAWLTPDIADHFEVLIMAVLEQILLGNSASPLRKALIDSALGSALCDGTGFDSDNRDTMFVCGLKDIEVSAVPEVEKIVFSSLETLVGKGIDQHLIDSAIHQIEFSRKEITNTPYPYGIKLLLGIASIMVHEGDPVTGINIDSDLVKLQEELAKGPFLEGRIRRYFLDNPHRLLFTLAPDEGLEARQAEDIRQELQEKLKSLGEAELAQINKDAEALKERQETEENMDLLPTLALEDVPPEIEIIHPDTIRGITCATAFDKPTSGILYFTCPVGAGNIAPNLFPMVPFFARAFTNAGTKKSSYVQMAERMDLYTGGISMSPFSGTHFDHEGKGHSFLALQGKALDRNIDHLFDMMDEYINDGGFKDHVRLKSLILQYQAALEASIVGSGHRYAITLSARHLSTAASINELWHGIAQYTRIKDLTAKVDNAKTGAPALAELEKDLSAMACAVMRKDNFKPAVIGSASSMIQADKRIKKIYDNLPNGSSQAFHTPDIETQTLRPYDGWMTNTAVSFVGQSFKAVRISHEDAPALSVIAKLLRSLFLHREIREKGGAYGGFALYNMEEGFFSFGSYRDPHIKRTLDVYADACDFITQGQFTQTDVKEAILQVCSDIDKPETPAPSAMKAFYRQITKLSDEIRKGFKDALLGMDKQKVVETAIRYFFRDDADKGISVISSKSLLDQANQELLAEGRAPLTLYKI; the protein is encoded by the coding sequence ATGAATAAGATTGCATTTACACCCGGGCAGGCCATAAGCGGCTACACAATTAAACAGGTATCGCCCCTGCCCGAAATTAACGCCCATCTCATCGAACTGCTCCACGAGAAGACAAAAGCTGTCCACATCCACATTGCCAATGAGGATAAGGAAAATACCTTTGGGGTATTTTTCAGAACCGTTCCCACGGATTCCACAGGGGTTGCTCATATTCTTGAGCATACCGTGCTGTGCGGGTCCGAAAAATATAAGGTCCGGGATCCTTTCTTTTCCATGCTCAAACGAAGCCTGTCCACCTTTATGAATGCATTTACCGCGTCGGACTGGACCATGTATCCATTTTCTACCCAGAATAAAAAAGACTATTTTAACCTGATGGATGTTTATCTGGATGCGGCGTTTTTTCCCGATCTTGATCATTTAAGTTTTAAGCAGGAAGGCCATCGGCTTGAACTGGAACCAGGGGAAAACGGGGAACCTGAACTGGTGTATAAAGGGGTGGTCTACAATGAAATGAAAGGCGCCATGTCCTCACCTGCTCAGGTCATGTCCCGGGCCTTGCTTAAAGGGCTTTACCCGGATACCACCTATGCCAATAATTCAGGCGGCGAACCCGCAGATATACCAAAACTCACCCACGACGAACTTAAGTCGTTTCATGCAAGGTATTATCATCCGTCCAACAGCTATTTTTATACGTATGGGGATTTGCCTCTGGAAGAGAGCTTAAGCTTTATTGAAAAAAAGGTGCTCTCCGGATTTGATTTTCTTGATATGGATACCCGAGTGCCTTCTCAGCCCCGGTGGCACACCCCTAAAGTCATGACCCAGACATATGCCTATTCAGATACCAATAATATCGCCGCCAAATACCAGGGATGTGTGGCCTGGTTGACACCTGATATCGCGGATCATTTTGAAGTGCTGATTATGGCGGTGCTTGAACAGATTCTCCTTGGAAATTCGGCATCCCCCTTGAGAAAGGCACTCATTGACAGCGCCTTGGGTTCTGCCCTGTGCGATGGTACTGGGTTTGATTCAGATAACCGGGACACCATGTTTGTCTGCGGGTTGAAGGATATTGAAGTATCTGCAGTCCCCGAAGTGGAGAAGATTGTTTTTAGCAGCCTTGAAACCCTTGTCGGCAAAGGAATTGATCAACATTTAATAGATTCTGCCATCCATCAGATCGAATTTTCACGCAAGGAGATCACCAATACACCATACCCCTATGGCATAAAATTGCTTTTGGGCATTGCCTCAATCATGGTTCATGAAGGTGATCCCGTAACCGGTATTAATATTGACAGTGATTTGGTAAAACTGCAGGAAGAGTTGGCCAAAGGTCCCTTCCTGGAAGGCCGAATTCGCCGGTATTTTCTGGATAATCCCCACAGACTGCTGTTTACCCTTGCTCCGGATGAAGGGCTTGAAGCCCGCCAGGCCGAAGATATACGCCAGGAACTTCAGGAGAAATTAAAATCACTGGGTGAAGCGGAACTGGCGCAGATCAACAAGGATGCTGAGGCCCTGAAAGAACGCCAGGAAACAGAAGAAAACATGGATCTTCTGCCCACCTTAGCGCTTGAAGACGTGCCGCCTGAGATTGAAATCATTCACCCCGATACGATCAGAGGTATCACCTGCGCCACCGCTTTTGACAAGCCTACTTCGGGCATCCTCTATTTCACCTGTCCGGTAGGTGCCGGAAACATTGCGCCGAATCTTTTTCCTATGGTGCCGTTTTTTGCCCGGGCTTTTACGAATGCAGGCACAAAAAAATCTTCCTATGTGCAGATGGCTGAGCGTATGGATCTTTATACCGGCGGCATTTCCATGTCCCCCTTTTCAGGCACCCATTTTGACCATGAAGGTAAAGGTCACTCCTTTCTGGCGTTGCAGGGAAAAGCCCTGGACCGGAATATTGACCATCTTTTTGATATGATGGATGAATATATCAATGATGGTGGATTTAAAGACCACGTCCGGCTTAAAAGCCTTATTCTGCAATATCAGGCAGCTCTTGAAGCCTCCATCGTTGGATCCGGACACAGGTATGCGATAACCTTGTCCGCCCGACACCTGTCAACGGCGGCCAGTATTAATGAATTGTGGCATGGCATTGCCCAGTACACCCGGATCAAGGATCTTACCGCCAAAGTCGATAATGCGAAAACAGGCGCCCCGGCCCTGGCTGAACTGGAAAAAGACCTTTCTGCCATGGCTTGTGCCGTCATGAGAAAAGATAATTTTAAACCTGCGGTCATCGGGTCTGCTTCGTCCATGATCCAGGCCGATAAACGCATTAAAAAAATTTATGACAACCTGCCCAACGGCAGCAGCCAGGCTTTTCATACACCGGATATAGAAACACAGACCCTGCGGCCCTACGACGGTTGGATGACCAATACAGCGGTCTCCTTTGTGGGTCAGTCCTTTAAAGCGGTTCGCATCTCTCATGAAGACGCCCCGGCCCTGTCCGTTATTGCAAAACTTTTGCGTTCCCTGTTTCTGCACCGGGAAATCAGGGAAAAAGGCGGGGCATACGGGGGATTTGCCCTGTACAACATGGAAGAGGGTTTTTTTTCATTTGGCTCCTATCGTGATCCCCATATCAAACGGACCCTGGATGTTTATGCAGATGCCTGTGATTTCATCACCCAGGGGCAATTCACTCAGACAGATGTGAAAGAGGCCATACTTCAAGTCTGCTCGGACATTGACAAGCCTGAAACACCCGCTCCGTCTGCCATGAAAGCCTTTTATCGCCAGATAACCAAATTATCCGATGAGATTCGCAAGGGATTCAAGGATGCCCTGTTGGGTATGGACAAGCAAAAGGTCGTGGAAACGGCTATCCGGTATTTTTTCCGGGATGACGCGGACAAGGGTATTTCCGTGATTTCCTCAAAATCCCTGCTGGATCAAGCCAATCAGGAACTCCTGGCAGAAGGGCGTGCGCCGCTGACCCTTTATAAAATATAG
- a CDS encoding Rossmann-like and DUF2520 domain-containing protein produces the protein MNTSKRKFSVIGCGRVGICLAAFLFKKEYEPAGFFSRSRTSAQAARAAAGCGTVFDTAADCARAGDIVFVTTPDGLIETICGDLVQQKALGPQTLVFHLSGAHSSEILAPAKQAGAIVGSIHPLQSFTPYEPGQANPFEGINISVEGDPDAVSQGKDIASALGARAFAIPTESKTLYHASAVVASNYLVTLVRFALTLLMETGLKEDVAFEILSPLIQGTLFNIGSKGCTRALTGPVVRGDHETVFRHLADIDEKTPQFSTLYRLLGAHTLDIAKAGEGLPEEAEEILSKLFEM, from the coding sequence ATGAATACGTCCAAACGTAAATTTTCCGTGATCGGTTGTGGACGGGTGGGGATCTGCCTGGCCGCATTCCTATTTAAAAAAGAGTATGAACCGGCTGGATTTTTCAGCAGAAGCAGGACTTCAGCCCAGGCCGCCAGGGCAGCAGCCGGGTGCGGCACCGTGTTTGATACGGCTGCTGACTGTGCCCGGGCCGGGGACATTGTTTTTGTCACCACCCCTGACGGCCTCATAGAGACTATCTGCGGCGATCTTGTCCAACAAAAGGCCCTGGGACCACAAACCCTGGTTTTTCACCTGTCAGGCGCCCATTCTTCAGAAATTCTTGCCCCGGCAAAACAGGCCGGGGCCATTGTGGGCTCCATTCATCCCCTGCAGTCCTTTACCCCTTATGAACCGGGACAGGCAAATCCATTTGAGGGAATCAATATCTCTGTTGAAGGGGACCCTGATGCCGTTTCCCAGGGCAAGGATATTGCTTCAGCCCTTGGCGCTCGCGCCTTTGCCATCCCAACGGAATCCAAAACCCTTTACCATGCCTCGGCTGTGGTGGCGTCCAACTACCTTGTGACCCTGGTGCGGTTTGCCCTGACCCTTTTAATGGAAACAGGGCTTAAAGAAGATGTGGCATTTGAAATCTTGTCCCCCCTGATTCAGGGCACCCTTTTCAATATCGGGTCCAAGGGATGCACCCGCGCCCTGACAGGCCCTGTGGTCCGGGGGGATCATGAAACAGTGTTCCGGCACCTGGCTGACATTGACGAAAAAACACCTCAATTTTCAACCCTTTACCGTCTACTGGGCGCCCATACCCTGGATATTGCCAAAGCCGGGGAAGGACTTCCTGAAGAAGCGGAAGAAATACTATCCAAACTTTTTGAAATGTAA
- a CDS encoding acetate--CoA ligase family protein encodes MSQLKQIAATISNYIKSGIESLNEDRTKNIFKKLGIAVVPEIRLESIENIDGAAQTVGYPVVLKGIAKQILHKTEAGMVEVGITNEVHLKEAAQRMKSRAGESFEAFLVQPQLQGRREFTAGMFKDPHFGPVIMFGVGGVLTEGLKDIVLRLAPLSEADLDDMLDNLKANALLGSFRGEAAVNRPELKSVLRGLSDLAMACPGIREIDINPLIITPDGSPVAVDGLMILEKTESCDACVHQKIDFKALYSTFYPKTIAFVGASARPGKWGHLLPTNAYAGGFKGEFFLINPKGGKIMGRHVYKTIADIEGDVDLAVLTVPAGRVMDLIPVLKKKHVKGMLLITSGFREVGDQGRQLEDEIMAAARKAGILVIGPNTMGLCNPHASLYVSGANALPLPGSTALVSQSGNLGTQLLAFAEQQGIGIRVFVGSGNEAMITIEDYMQALEPDELTRTVVLYIESVKDGRRFFESAAQLSKNKPVVVLKGGRTQVGERAASSHTGAMASDAGVFNAACTQAGIIQVEQPMELLDMSTVFSSLPMPKGGRVAIMTLGGGWGVVTTDLCSEYGLGVPQLSREIIERLNKRLPSFWSHCNPVDIVGERDPEIPMICLEELLKWDGCDAVIHLGIHGRRILFNAMAKAVLKTDPGITRETADIFMAGYIKEEEDYTRYIVEMTHKYNKPVIGVSLLTDERSRTLYPYDDLDYKGVFFPSPERAVKALAGMVRYRNWLDSTKN; translated from the coding sequence ATGAGCCAACTCAAACAGATCGCGGCCACCATCAGCAATTACATCAAAAGCGGAATCGAAAGCCTCAACGAGGACCGGACAAAAAATATTTTCAAAAAACTGGGAATTGCCGTGGTGCCGGAAATACGGCTGGAATCCATTGAAAATATCGATGGCGCTGCCCAAACTGTCGGGTACCCTGTTGTACTCAAGGGTATTGCAAAACAGATCCTGCATAAAACCGAAGCCGGAATGGTGGAAGTGGGCATCACCAATGAGGTGCATCTGAAGGAAGCAGCTCAAAGGATGAAATCCCGGGCCGGCGAAAGTTTTGAAGCCTTCCTGGTCCAGCCCCAGCTCCAGGGCCGAAGGGAATTTACCGCAGGCATGTTTAAAGACCCCCATTTTGGCCCGGTGATCATGTTCGGGGTGGGGGGTGTACTCACCGAAGGCTTGAAGGACATAGTTTTGCGGCTTGCCCCATTGTCCGAGGCAGACCTTGATGACATGCTGGATAACTTGAAAGCCAATGCCCTGCTGGGATCATTCAGGGGGGAGGCGGCTGTAAACCGCCCGGAACTTAAATCTGTACTCAGAGGGCTGTCTGACCTGGCCATGGCCTGTCCGGGCATCCGGGAAATTGATATCAATCCTTTAATTATCACTCCGGACGGGTCACCCGTGGCAGTTGACGGGCTGATGATTCTTGAAAAAACCGAAAGCTGTGACGCCTGTGTGCATCAAAAAATCGATTTCAAGGCATTATACAGCACCTTTTATCCCAAAACCATTGCCTTTGTGGGCGCTTCTGCACGCCCCGGCAAATGGGGTCATCTGCTGCCCACAAATGCCTATGCCGGGGGATTCAAAGGCGAATTTTTCCTGATTAATCCCAAGGGCGGCAAGATTATGGGCCGGCATGTATACAAAACCATTGCTGACATAGAAGGCGATGTGGATCTGGCCGTGCTAACCGTACCTGCCGGCCGGGTAATGGACCTGATTCCTGTTCTCAAAAAAAAACATGTCAAAGGCATGCTGCTGATCACCAGCGGATTCAGGGAAGTCGGGGACCAGGGCAGACAACTTGAGGATGAGATCATGGCCGCAGCCCGAAAGGCCGGCATTCTGGTGATTGGCCCAAATACCATGGGCCTGTGCAATCCCCATGCATCTCTTTACGTTTCAGGGGCCAATGCCCTTCCTCTTCCCGGCTCCACCGCGCTTGTCTCCCAGTCGGGCAATCTTGGCACCCAGCTTCTGGCCTTTGCCGAGCAGCAGGGCATCGGCATCCGGGTATTTGTAGGCTCAGGCAACGAAGCCATGATCACAATTGAAGATTATATGCAGGCCCTTGAACCTGATGAGCTCACCCGCACCGTAGTGCTGTATATCGAAAGCGTGAAAGACGGGCGCCGATTTTTTGAATCTGCTGCCCAACTGTCAAAAAACAAACCCGTGGTGGTACTCAAGGGCGGAAGAACCCAGGTGGGGGAAAGGGCCGCCTCCAGTCATACCGGGGCCATGGCCTCGGATGCAGGGGTGTTTAATGCGGCCTGCACCCAGGCCGGAATCATCCAGGTGGAGCAACCCATGGAACTTTTGGATATGTCTACCGTATTTTCATCCCTGCCCATGCCCAAGGGGGGACGTGTGGCCATCATGACCCTGGGGGGCGGATGGGGTGTGGTCACCACAGATCTTTGCTCAGAATACGGGCTTGGGGTACCACAACTGTCCAGAGAAATTATTGAACGGCTTAACAAGCGCCTGCCGTCTTTCTGGAGCCATTGCAACCCAGTGGATATTGTCGGCGAAAGAGACCCTGAAATACCCATGATCTGCCTGGAGGAACTTTTAAAATGGGATGGGTGTGATGCGGTCATTCACCTGGGCATCCACGGCAGACGCATCCTGTTTAATGCCATGGCAAAAGCTGTACTGAAAACAGATCCCGGCATAACAAGAGAAACAGCAGACATATTTATGGCAGGCTATATCAAGGAAGAGGAGGACTATACTCGATATATTGTTGAAATGACACATAAATACAACAAACCAGTCATCGGCGTCAGTCTTTTAACCGATGAACGGAGCCGCACCCTTTACCCTTATGACGATCTGGACTATAAAGGGGTATTTTTCCCTTCGCCGGAACGTGCTGTCAAGGCGCTGGCCGGAATGGTCCGGTACAGAAATTGGCTTGATTCGACAAAAAATTAA
- the pncA gene encoding bifunctional nicotinamidase/pyrazinamidase yields MQINTKQDHTAVVVVDIQADFTQAMQGSLAVGGADQAYLDATETETRRLKSLGYPIYATQDWHPANHISFFSNHDNTTPYDLIEIEGRQQVLWPPHCVQESPGARILMDESLFTAIVKKGMDPAFDSYSGFFDDRKKETGLADILKGSGIKKLIIYGLATDYCVKATVMDAIMLGFEVTLIKDLCRGVAPESTAAGLEEMKAAGVDIC; encoded by the coding sequence ATGCAGATAAATACAAAACAGGACCATACAGCAGTGGTTGTTGTGGATATCCAGGCAGATTTCACCCAGGCCATGCAGGGGAGCCTGGCCGTTGGGGGTGCTGACCAGGCATACCTTGATGCGACAGAAACCGAAACCCGGCGGCTCAAGTCACTGGGTTACCCGATCTATGCCACCCAGGACTGGCACCCGGCAAACCACATTTCCTTTTTTTCCAACCACGATAACACCACCCCCTATGATCTCATTGAAATTGAGGGACGCCAACAGGTATTATGGCCCCCCCATTGTGTGCAGGAGAGCCCAGGTGCCCGGATTTTGATGGATGAATCCCTGTTTACGGCCATTGTAAAAAAAGGCATGGATCCGGCCTTTGACTCCTATTCCGGTTTTTTTGATGACCGCAAAAAAGAGACCGGCCTGGCGGATATCCTTAAAGGTTCAGGGATAAAAAAGCTCATCATTTACGGACTGGCAACCGATTATTGCGTCAAGGCCACGGTCATGGATGCTATAATGCTCGGGTTTGAGGTGACACTGATCAAAGACCTGTGCCGGGGCGTTGCCCCGGAAAGCACGGCTGCAGGGTTGGAAGAGATGAAAGCGGCCGGTGTCGATATTTGCTGA
- the rsmA gene encoding 16S rRNA (adenine(1518)-N(6)/adenine(1519)-N(6))-dimethyltransferase RsmA yields MTHPGELLKKSGLYAGKELGQNFLSHPTTAQMIVEKTGVDKETTVLEIGPGLGAITLPLARSCKQVVAVEKDRRIIPLLEEELAGEGICNVTIINQDILKTDIREIAGTEKLVVIGNLPYNISSQILFKLVTIRQVVTRAFLMFQKELAQRLLSSAGTKDYSRLSAVVQYASKISRVADIGPNNFFPRPEVNSTVLRFDFFETKGMGEADEILLFSVIKAAFSKRRKTLHNAMSGGEMGLTKELVGIALKNAGIDASRRAETLNVQEFIDLSKAVGKLNALES; encoded by the coding sequence ATGACACATCCTGGAGAGTTATTAAAGAAAAGCGGGTTATATGCGGGAAAGGAGTTGGGCCAGAACTTTTTGTCACACCCGACTACGGCCCAGATGATTGTAGAAAAAACCGGCGTTGATAAAGAAACTACCGTGCTTGAAATAGGTCCGGGTTTAGGGGCAATCACCCTGCCATTGGCAAGGTCCTGCAAGCAGGTTGTGGCCGTTGAAAAAGACCGCCGTATAATTCCTCTGCTTGAAGAGGAGCTGGCCGGTGAAGGAATCTGCAATGTTACGATTATAAATCAGGATATATTAAAAACAGATATCAGGGAAATTGCAGGAACAGAAAAACTTGTTGTAATAGGGAATCTGCCATACAATATTTCATCCCAGATCCTTTTTAAACTCGTTACAATTCGCCAGGTTGTGACACGCGCATTTCTGATGTTTCAAAAGGAGCTTGCCCAACGTCTTCTTTCATCAGCCGGCACCAAAGACTATTCAAGGCTCTCTGCGGTGGTTCAGTATGCATCAAAAATCAGTCGGGTTGCAGATATCGGGCCCAATAATTTTTTTCCAAGGCCGGAAGTGAACTCCACGGTCCTGCGCTTTGATTTTTTTGAAACCAAAGGCATGGGCGAAGCCGACGAGATCCTGCTGTTCAGCGTAATCAAGGCAGCGTTTTCCAAACGAAGAAAAACCCTTCACAATGCCATGTCCGGCGGAGAAATGGGCTTGACAAAAGAACTCGTCGGTATTGCCCTTAAAAACGCCGGCATTGACGCCTCACGGCGCGCTGAAACCCTGAATGTTCAGGAGTTCATAGATTTGTCAAAGGCCGTGGGAAAGCTTAACGCCCTTGAATCATGA
- a CDS encoding HD-GYP domain-containing protein produces the protein MIESKISIDKLIDIVRQGGRVKTGVDVYNGNGTLLLAKDVMVDKTKPLKILRNNGLRQVPVASNGGVFDASGNKIEMGSTAISDPLPDSFPDPEPVKTQNVTERLKEILELRRFGESISVKAQARIKNAVNQIRQTKGEFDVNAVSEQASELASFAEHKHHPFAYAPRDWFFYDDYFYSHATNVCALGSQVLRQFNRAFSSVVEKSLWSSSSALAGNGSSGMFSYYYPEEIEEMSFGLFIYDLGKSMVPEEILNKTSALSKDETELLRRHTNDFGFTVIEKNHLGSTVLSNMIRYHHGPIYEGEPGCYPVGLDCGMMPPYVKICKLMDIYDAMISKRSYQDAVNQVTAVTGLFRSYVHKDPILQFILHAFVKTVGLYPPGSIVFLKSGHMAYVLENEGPLVLPFTDRNQTPLTSRPDPFNAGKQTGVLAIDSDRSIRQPKKIWNCLPVFIREFALPKDQVAAAVSAISPI, from the coding sequence ATGATTGAATCAAAAATTTCCATAGATAAGCTCATTGACATTGTCCGCCAGGGTGGCCGGGTTAAAACCGGTGTGGATGTATATAACGGCAACGGCACCCTGCTTCTGGCCAAAGATGTGATGGTGGATAAGACAAAGCCCCTGAAAATACTTCGGAACAATGGCCTTCGGCAGGTTCCGGTGGCAAGCAACGGGGGCGTGTTTGACGCATCCGGTAATAAAATAGAGATGGGATCCACCGCCATTTCCGACCCCTTGCCAGATTCTTTTCCCGATCCGGAACCCGTCAAAACTCAAAACGTAACTGAACGGCTCAAGGAGATTCTGGAACTGCGCAGGTTTGGCGAATCCATCAGTGTTAAAGCCCAGGCCAGGATAAAAAATGCTGTGAACCAGATCCGGCAGACAAAGGGTGAGTTTGATGTGAATGCCGTATCAGAGCAGGCATCTGAACTTGCATCATTTGCCGAACACAAACACCACCCCTTTGCATACGCGCCAAGGGATTGGTTTTTCTATGATGACTATTTTTACAGCCATGCCACCAATGTCTGCGCCTTGGGCTCCCAAGTATTGCGTCAATTTAACAGGGCTTTCTCCAGCGTAGTGGAAAAATCGCTTTGGTCATCATCATCAGCGCTTGCCGGCAATGGATCTTCCGGAATGTTTTCCTATTACTACCCCGAGGAGATAGAAGAGATGTCCTTTGGGCTGTTCATCTATGATCTGGGAAAGTCCATGGTACCGGAAGAGATTTTAAACAAGACATCCGCCTTGAGCAAAGATGAAACCGAACTGCTGCGCAGGCACACCAACGATTTCGGATTTACGGTAATTGAAAAAAACCATCTGGGCAGTACTGTGCTCAGCAACATGATCCGGTATCATCATGGGCCGATATATGAGGGAGAGCCTGGATGTTATCCTGTGGGACTTGATTGCGGGATGATGCCGCCCTATGTCAAAATATGCAAACTGATGGACATCTATGACGCCATGATTTCCAAACGCAGCTACCAGGATGCCGTTAACCAGGTTACTGCCGTCACCGGCCTGTTCCGCAGTTATGTGCACAAAGACCCCATCTTGCAGTTTATTCTCCATGCTTTTGTTAAAACCGTCGGGCTCTATCCGCCGGGCAGCATTGTTTTTCTTAAAAGCGGACATATGGCCTATGTTCTTGAAAACGAGGGTCCCCTTGTTCTTCCTTTTACAGACAGAAACCAAACCCCGTTGACATCCAGGCCGGATCCTTTTAACGCCGGAAAACAGACCGGGGTTCTTGCCATTGACAGTGACAGAAGTATCAGACAACCCAAAAAAATATGGAATTGCCTTCCTGTATTTATCAGGGAGTTTGCCCTGCCCAAGGATCAGGTGGCAGCGGCAGTTTCTGCTATTTCCCCCATATAA
- the panB gene encoding 3-methyl-2-oxobutanoate hydroxymethyltransferase, with amino-acid sequence MSKKITTSSLMKMKQEGKKITALTAYDYPSAAMLDRAGIDVILVGDSVGMAVQGWDTTLPVTMDEMIYHTKLVTRACTRSMVVGDMPFMSYQSSLDKAVENAGRFLKEAGATAVKLEGGAAVCPAISAMVNSGIPVQAHIGLTPQSVHQMGGFKVQRDEERLLKDAREVEAAGAFSVVLEGIPSSIAKKITQALTIPTIGIGAGPSCDGQILVFHDMLGINDGFIPKFVKKYVDIAALAAQGLNEYIKEVQEGSFPSQAHEYK; translated from the coding sequence ATGAGCAAAAAAATTACCACTTCCAGCCTGATGAAGATGAAACAGGAGGGCAAAAAAATTACCGCCCTCACCGCCTATGACTATCCCTCTGCCGCCATGCTGGATCGTGCCGGAATTGACGTCATTCTTGTGGGCGATTCCGTTGGCATGGCGGTTCAGGGTTGGGACACCACCCTGCCCGTGACCATGGATGAAATGATTTATCATACCAAACTTGTGACCCGAGCCTGCACAAGATCCATGGTTGTGGGTGACATGCCCTTCATGTCTTACCAGAGCAGCCTGGATAAGGCCGTTGAAAATGCCGGGCGTTTTTTAAAGGAAGCCGGTGCCACAGCTGTAAAACTTGAAGGCGGTGCTGCTGTCTGTCCTGCCATTTCAGCCATGGTAAATTCAGGGATACCTGTCCAGGCCCATATTGGGCTGACCCCCCAGTCCGTACATCAGATGGGGGGATTCAAGGTGCAGCGGGATGAAGAGCGTCTGCTTAAGGATGCCAGGGAGGTTGAAGCAGCCGGGGCTTTTTCCGTAGTTCTGGAAGGCATTCCCTCTTCCATTGCCAAAAAAATTACCCAGGCCCTGACCATTCCCACCATCGGCATTGGTGCAGGTCCCTCTTGCGACGGCCAGATTCTGGTATTCCATGACATGCTGGGCATCAATGACGGATTCATACCCAAATTCGTGAAAAAGTACGTGGATATTGCAGCCCTGGCTGCCCAGGGGCTTAATGAATATATAAAAGAAGTCCAGGAAGGCAGTTTTCCGTCCCAAGCGCATGAATATAAATAA